From Mauremys mutica isolate MM-2020 ecotype Southern chromosome 15, ASM2049712v1, whole genome shotgun sequence, one genomic window encodes:
- the LOC123350067 gene encoding cytochrome P450 2A13-like, which yields MDLLGAVTLFLVICLSCLLLLSTWRQMQGRGKMPPGPTPLPLLGNLLQVELSNMRKSLMKISERYGPVYTLHLGPRRVVVLCGYRAVTEALLDQAEDFGGRGKQATFDWIFRGYGVAFSNGERAKQLRRLSITTLRNFGVGKRGIEERILEEAHFLLEALRGTKGLPFDPTYFLSRTVSNVISSVVFGDRFDYEDEEFLSLLHMINESFRFTATAWGQLYEMFSGTMRHLPGPQRAAFKQLAGLEKFIERKVKANQETLDPSAPRDFIDCFLVKMQQEKENPFSEFSLKNVVLTALTIFFAGTETVSTTLRYGFLLLLKYPEIEERIHEEIDRVIGRNRAPSMEDRSRMHYTNAVIHEFQRFCDVIPMGLARRVTRDTQFRGYTIPKGTEVYPMLGSVLYDPTQFSSPDTFDPGHFLDGNGQFKKSDAFVPFSIGKRYCFGEMLAVMELFLFITSILQNFRFRSPVEPKDIDISPKLVGFATLPRSYEICLLPR from the exons ATGGATCTCCTGGGAGCCGTCACCCTGTTCCTGGTCATCTGCCtctcctgcctcctgctcctctccacctgGCGGCAAATGCAGGGCCGGGGGAAAATGCCCCCAGGgcccaccccactgcccctcctCGGGAACCTGCTGCAGGTCGAGCTCAGCAACATGCGCAAGTCACTGATGAAG ATCAGCGAGCGCTACGGCCCCGTCTACACCCTCCACCTGGGCCCCCGGCGGGTGGTGGTGCTGTGCGGCTACCGGGCGGTGACGGAGGCCCTGCTGGACCAGGCCGAGGACTTCGGTGGGCGTGGGAAACAAGCCACCTTTGACTGGATCTTCCGTGGCTATG gCGTGGCCTTCAGCAACGGGGAGAGGGCGAAGCAGCTGCGCCGACTCTCCATCACCACGCTGAGGAACTTCGGGGTGGGCAAGCGAGGCATCGAGGAGCGGATCCTGGAGGAGGCGCATTTCCTGCTGGAAGCCTTGCGGGGCACGAAAG GTTTGCCCTTTGACCCCACCTACTTCCTGAGCCGCACGGTGTCCAACGTCATCAGCTCTGTGGTCTTCGGAGACCGGTTCGACTACGAGGACGAGGAgttcctctccctgctccacaTGATCAACGAGAGCTTCCGCTTCACCGCCACGGCCTGGGGGCAG ctctacGAGATGTTCTCAGGCACCATGCGCCACCTGCCCGGCCCCCAGCGCGCAGCGTTCAAGcagctggcagggctggagaagTTCATCGAGAGGAAGGTGAAGGCGAATCAGGAGACCCTGGACCCCAGCGCCCCTCGGGATTTCATCGACTGCTTCCTGGTCAAAATGCAGCAG gaaaaggaaaatccTTTCTCTGAGTTTTCCCTGAAGAACGTTGTTCTGACGGCGCTCACCATCTTCTTCGCCGGGACGGAGACGGTCAGCACCACCCTGCGCTACGGCTTCCTCCTCCTGCTGAAATACCCGGAGATCGAAG AAAGGATCCACGAGGAGATCGACCGGGTGATCGGGCGGAACCGCGCCCCGAGCATGGAGGACCGGAGCCGGATGCACTACACCAACGCCGTCATCCATGAGTTCCAGAGGTTCTGTGACGTCATCCCCATGGGCCTGGCGCGCCGGGTGACCAGGGACACCCAGTTCCGGGGATACACTATTCCCAAG GGGACGGAGGTGTACCCGATGCTGGGATCCGTGCTGTATGACCCCACGCAATTCAGCAGCCCCGACACCTTCGACCCCGGCCATTTCCTGGATGGCAACGGCCAGTTTAAGAAGAGCGACGCCTTCGTGCCCTTCTCAATAG GGAAGAGGTATTGTTTCGGGGAGATGCTGGCTGTCATGGAGCTCTTCCTCTTCATCACCAGCATCCTGCAGAACTTCCGCTTccgctcccccgtggagcccaagGACATCGACATCTCCCCGAAGCTGGTCGGGTTCGCCACCCTGCCCCGCAGCTACGAGATCTGCCTGCTCCCGCGCTAG